A window of the Pogona vitticeps strain Pit_001003342236 chromosome 4, PviZW2.1, whole genome shotgun sequence genome harbors these coding sequences:
- the IRX2 gene encoding iroquois-class homeodomain protein IRX-2 isoform X2, giving the protein MSGAISYHPYGSPAYPYQLNDPAYRKNATRDATATLKAWLQEHRKNPYPTKGEKIMLAIITKMTLTQVSTWFANARRRLKKENKMTWAPRNKSEDEDEDLDADGSGGGGGVRSKEETASDKVRDTNETSAEDEGISLQVDSLTDHSCSAESDGEKGPCRARDTLCESGSDCKDKYEEIEDDDEEEEEDDEEEADRGLPIKPVTSSPLTGVEAPLLGHPHSEDSARNANKAALDARISSAASQQQQQQTTQASKPKLWSLAEIATSDLKHPPPHPHHHPHPHSLGQSCPPSAQPSSAPHNAAYSPSSLLGRHIYYTSPFYSNYTNYGNFNALQGQGILRYNSAAMASGEGGLSQTVISSNGGGGGGSSAPKQGAENSLKTAAGHLEPHYKPSVSDTKKDPTEVCTVGVQPYL; this is encoded by the exons ATGAGCGGGGCCATCAGCTACCACCCTTACGGCAGCCCAGCGTATCCTTACCAGCTGAACGACCCTGCTTATCGGAAAAACGCCACGCGAGATGCCACGGCCACGCTGAAGGCCTGGCTGCAGGAGCACCGCAAGAACCCTTACCCGACCAAGGGCGAGAAGATCATGCTGGCCATCATCACCAAGATGACCCTCACCCAGGTCTCCACCTGGTTCGCCAACGCCCGGCGGCGGCTCAAGAAGGAGAACAAGATGACCTGGGCGCCGCGCAACAAGAGCGAAGACGAAGACGAGGACTTGGATGCGGacgggagcggcggcggcggcggcgtgcgGAGCAAGGAGGAGACGGCGTCCGACAAAGTGCGCGACACCAACGAGACCTCGGCCGAGGATGAAG gGATCAGCTTGCAGGTGGACTCCCTCACCGACCATTCCTGCTCGGCCGAATCGGACGGCGAGAAGGGCCCTTGCCGGGCCAGGGACACGCTCTGCGAATCTGGCTCGGACTGCAAGGACAAATACGAGGAGATCGAagacgacgacgaggaggaggaggaggacgacgaggaggaggcCGATCGGGGCCTCCCCATCAAGCCCGTCACCTCTTCCCCTCTCACCGGCGTGGAGGCCCCTCTCCTGGGCCACCCCCACTCGGAGGACTCGGCCAGAAACGCGAACAAAGCGGCCTTGGACGCCCGGATCTCTTCTGCGGCGtcgcagcagcaacagcagcagaccACGCAGGCCAGCAAGCCCAAGCTGTGGTCGCTGGCCGAGATCGCCACTTCGGACCTTAagcacccccctccccacccgcATCACCACCCGCATCCCCACAGCCTGGGCCAGAGCTGTCCGCCGTCGGCCCAGCCCTCTTCCGCCCCGCACAACGCTGCCTACTCGCCCTCTTCGCTGCTGGGGAGGCATATTTATTACACGTCGCCTTTTTATAGCAATTACACAAACTATGGGAACTTCAACGCCCTCCAGGGCCAGGGCATCCTGAGGTACAATTCGGCCGCCATGGCCTCCGGCGAGGGGGGACTCAGTCAGACGGTGATCAGTagcaacggcggcggcggcggcggcagctcggCTCCCAAGCAAGGCGCGGAGAATTCCTTGAAAACCGCCGCGGGCCACCTCGAACCACATTACAAACCCTCGGTTTCAGACACGAAGAAAG ACCCCACTGAAGTGTGCACAGTAGGAGTACAACCATACCTATAG